DNA from Maridesulfovibrio ferrireducens:
GGTTTCCTTCTGCCCACTGCGCTACGGCAGCTTTCAGATCTCCGCTACAACCGCGGATAACGTTTATATTGCTGGCCTGCAAGAGGTTAACAGCTCCCTGTCCCATATTTCCTGCCAGAAGGACGGTAACGCCTTTCTCTGCAAGTGTGGGGACGATGTTGGATTTACAACCGCATCCTGGAGGAGGAGTCAGAAGCTCTTCCGCAATAATATTATTATTTTCATCCAATGTGAAAATTGTAAAGGCCTCACAATGACCAAAGTGCCCGTCAACTTGACCATCTCTGGAGGGAAGTGCAATTATCATAGTTGTGTCTCCTGAAAAAAAAGGTAAAAATAATACAGATTCATATATTGTATCTGTATATAATCTTTATTTGCTTAAATTAACAAATAAAACAGAACGATCCAGCCGAAGCTATGATAACTATCACACAAGCATTGTCTATACCCGATAGCGAAATTATTTTTATTGCGAGCCGCAGTTCCGGTCCGGGGGGGCAGCACGTTAATAAAACATCTTCACGCGTGACTCTAATTTTTAATTTGCAAGAGTCTGCATCCCTCAGCAACTATCAAAAAAGGACTCTTCTCTCAAAAATAGGGAATAAGGTTAATAGTAAAGGTGAGTTGCAGATATCGTGCGAGGAACATCGCAGCCAGTTCCGCAACAAAGAGGAAGCTCTTGAGCGTTTTAAAAATATTTTGGCGGATGGATTAAAGCCAATCAAGCAAAGGCGTAAAACCAAAGTTCCAAATTCTACGAAGCGTAAACGGATGGACAATAAAAATAAACGTGCGACAACTAAAAAGCAGCGTTCAAAGCCTGATTATTAAAAGAAAGGAATACCTCCGTTCTTCGTTAAGAATAGTTTTTTAAATAATATTTTGCGTGCTACTATGTTTTTAAACGTAATTTTGGAAATATAAATGGAGGAACATATGAAAACTGCATTAAGTTCTTTTTGTTGCTTGTTAATTTTGCTGACAGGTTCCGCTCTGCATGCACAGGAAGATGGTTTTGCTAACGATTCTGATCAGATCTTGGAAATGCTTCTCGGCCCCGCAGACTCTGCGGGTGATATTTATGGTTTAACAGCCAATTCCGGCATGATCGGCAGGGCTAATTTGAAAATAGAATTTGATGTGAATTCCGCCAAGATTAAAAAAGAAGCCTTGCCTATTGCCAACGCTCTGGGAGCTGCAATGATTTCGCCTCGTGGGAGTTCGATGTCTGTGTTGTTGAAAGGGCATACAGATTCTGACGGGGATAAAAAGTATAATCGTAAATTGAGTCTTAAGAGGGCCGAGGCTGTGCGGTTGTATCTTGTTGAGAAGTTCAAAATAAATCCGGCTAGGATATCAGTCAAAGGTATTGGTGAGGATGAGCCGCTTATATCCAATGACACCAAAGAAGGCAAAGCCTTTAATCGCAGAGTTGAAGTGGTAAATACTACAGGCACAAAGGGCGTTAAAGAGCCAAAACCTAAACAGGGAACGAAGGTTGAGTGGTAGTCCTTCAGGATTTTAATAGATGGTTGACAAGAGTTAATCAACCGATTAGTTGAACCGCATGACTAAGAAAGAGAAAATATTTAACGCTGGCGCAAAGTTGTTCGCCGAGCGTTCGTTCAACTCTGTCGGAATCAGGGATATAGCCAGAGAGGCAGAGGTCAACAGTGCTATGATTTCTTATTACTTTGGAGGTAAAACCGGTTTGCTCAGGGAGATTTTTTCTTCCTTTGTCGATTTGGTTTTGGCTGTTGTTAAGAAGTCCATGGACGAGTCGGCAGATCATTATGAATTGTGTGATAACAATGTAAGAAGATTTATAGATAATGCCCGTAAAAACCGGGATGTTTATCTGGTCGGACTCAGAGAGCTTAATCATGACAGTCCTGATTTACAGGATTTAAGAGATACGTTGCAGGCCACAGGGTGGGAATACTTTTCAAATCATCTTTCCCGAATGGGCTCAAGTGTTAAACATCCTGAAATAGTGCGAGATATTACTTTTACTGCGGTAATGGGGATTATTTTTTCCGATTACCTGCTTGGTGGCGGTACTTTTATTGATAATGATGAATTGGTGGAAACTTACAAAGGTGTCATTTCCAGTATTTTAAGGTTGGGAACACCGGAACTCTGGAAATAATTTTTTTTACCCACTAACTAATCAACTGATTGATTAGTTCTAGCCCATTCATAGAGGAAAAAACTATGCATAAAATGATTATATTTACTTTGCTGGCGATGCTGATTTTATTGCCGGGGTGTAAAGAAGAAGTAAAAAAAGAACTTCCTGTCCGGCCTGTTCGGGTTTTGGAAATATCTAATAATACAAGTCCTGAACTGCGTACGTATCCTGGAAAAGTGAAAGCTGTGCGAGAAGTCGGGCTTGCGTTCAGAGTCCCGGGACAGATCGTTCATTTTAACGTGAAAGAAGGCGATTATGTGGAAAAGGGGCAGGCGATCGCCTCGCTTGACCAACGGGATTTTCAGGCTGCAGTCGCGGATTTGCAGGCCAAGCTTAACGGAGCGCGGTCTATATTGAATGAAGCTGAATTAAACTATGAGCGGAATCGTAAACTTCTTGATTCGGATACCATTGCTCAAGCATCTTTTGATTCAGCAAAAAGCTCATTTGAAACAAGCCGGGCTAGCATGAATTCAATTATGCAGGAGCTTATGAGGGCAAATCTGACTCTTCAATATACAGTTTTAACCGCACCATTCAGCGGCACGATTGCTTATAAATCTGTTGATAATCATGAATACATTCAGGCCAAAGAGACTATTGTCCAGCTCGAAGATCTTTCGACTCTGGATGTGGTGATTGATATTCCTGAAGCTGTGTGGGTAAGGGCATTCAGCGGTAAGACTGTTGAGAATGTAAAGGCTATAGCCCGGTTTGAATCATATCAGGAAGAAACTTTCAAGTTGCGGGTAAAAGAATTTCAGACCAAGGCCAATCCTCAGACGCAAACCTATGAAGTTACGCTGAATATGGAAAACCCTGACGGATTTTCAATTCATCCCGGTATGACTGCTGAAGTTGTGGCCAGCATGCCCGAAGCTGATGGAGTGAAGTCTGTGGCTATTCCTATTTCAGCTGTTTTAGGCGCTCCCGGTGATAAAAAGTATGTCTGGATATTCCGTAATGGTGGTGTTCAGAGGCGTGAAATTGAAGTTGGTAGAATTTTTAAAGATATGTTTGAGGTTCATAAAGGAATCAATCCCGGTGAAGTCGTGGTCGTTTCCGGTGTAAATTATCTATATGAAGGACAGATAGTTAAAGTTCTTAAAGGTAGAATCGGGAGCAGAGGATGAGTCTGGCAAGGTATACAATTGAAAAGAAGACTGTCTCAATAGTTTTGACTCTGGTTCTTTTTCTCGGCGGGATCATGGCTTTTCTAAATATGTCCAGATTGGAAGATCCTGAATTCACCATTAAACAAGCGTTGGTTATAACTAATTATCCGGGAGCGACCCCTGCGGAAGTTGCAGATGAAGTGACGGATGTTATTGAGAGTGCTGCTCAGCAGTTAAAACAGCTCAAAGAAGTTACTTCTATTAACAATCGCGGGCAGTCCATTGTCACGGTTGAAGTTGCAGAAAAATATGACAAGAATACTCTGCCGCAGGTCTGGGACGAGTTGCGGAGAAAAGTGAATGACGCACAGGGGGCTCTTCCTCCGGGAGCCGGACCTTCCCTTGTTATTGATGACTTCAGTGATGTCTACGGGATTCTGCTTTCGGTTTCAGGAGAAGGCTATTCTCAGCAGGATCTTCAGGACTATGTCAGTTTTTTGCGTAAAGAATTGCTGCTGGTTGATAATGTGGCAAAGGTTTCCATCTGGGGAGAACGTCTGGAAACTGTTTTTGTTGAGATATCCCGTGCGAGAATGGCTCAGCTGGGTTTGTCCCTTGAATCTGTCTATAAAATGCTGTCTGAACGAAATCTGGTTGTTAAATCCGGTAATGTACGGGTCGGGAACGAGTATATTGAAATAGCTCCGACGGGCGGGATTGAGTCTGTAGAAGATCTGGGTGATTTGTTTATACGGGATGTTAAGGGAGGAAGGCTTGTTCCTCTTAAGGACGTCGCTACCATTCATCGCGGTTATCAGGATCCTCCGTCACGGGTAATGCATTTCAACGGAAAATCTGCGATTGCTCTGGGTATTTCGATGATTCCTTCAAGCAATGTGGTTGATCTCGGGAAAGCTGTAGACCTTAAGCTTGAAGAACTAAAGAGCGAAACTCCGGTTGGCATAAACATAGAAAATATTTATTTCCAGCCGAAAAGGGTTGAGGGCGCTGTAAATTCATTTGTTCTTAATCTTGGTGAAGCTGTAGTTATTGTTATCATTGTACTTCTTTTGTTTATGGGGATGCAGAGCGGACTTCTTATCGGAGCTGTCCTACTGATAACAATTTGCGGATCATTCATTTTTATTCAGATGGCGGGGGTCGCTTTGGAGCGTATTTCGCTCGGGGCACTCATCATCGCTTTGGGGATGCTTGTAGATAACGCAATTGTTGTTATCGAAGGTATCCTGATTCGTTATCAAAAGGGTGGCCGTAGGATTCAATCCGCTGTCGATGTAGTGGAACAGAATAAATGGCCTTTACTTGGAGCGACAGTCATAGCCGTTCTGGCTTTTGCCGGAATCGGTATGAGTCAGGATAGTGTTGGGGAATTTTGTAGATCTTTGTTCATAGTTCTGTTGATTTCTCTGATGATGAGCTGGATTACGGCGGTAACTATTACCCCGCTGCTTTGCGAAATGTTTTTGAAACCGAAGATCAGCGAAGGTGGAGATCTTTATAAAGGTTTTATATTCTGGGCGTATAAAAAAGTATTAGAGTTTTGTCTCAGGCGCAGAGCTTTTACCCTGCTGGTTCTTGGCGGGTTGTTGGTTGCGTCCATTTACGGCTTCGGTTTCGTTAAGCAGAGTTTCTTTCCTGATTCTACTCAGCCTCGCTTTTTTATACATTACTGGTTGCCGCAAGGCACAGATGTAAGAGCAACTCGTGATGATATTGCTGAGATTGAGCGTTTTATTAAACAGGATAAAAGGGTTAAGAATATCACTTCTTTTATCGGAGAAGGTGCGCCTAGGTTTATTCTTACTTATGCACCTGAAAAGTCTAATTCTTCATATGGAATGATTTTAGTCGAGGTGAAAGATTATAGTACAGTTGACGAGGTGATGACCAAGTACAAAGAAGAGGTCAACGCCTTGTATCCTGAAGCAGAAGCGAAATTTAAGAAGTTTAAACTCGGACCGGGACGAGAAGCTTCATTCGAGGTTCGTTTCAGCGGTCCGGATACGAAAGTTCTTCGTGATCTTTCACGGGAAGCTCAGCAGGTAATGCTTAAATCCGGCAAGGCTGAATCCATAAGAGATAACTGGAGACAGGAAGTAAAAGTCCTCACTCCGGTGATCATGGAAGCTCAGGCTAAAATCGCCGGGATTACCCGCCCTGACCTTGCAAGGGCTATGAATATGTTCTTTTCCGGGGCAAGAGCCGGAGTCTACAGAGAAGGGGATAAACTGTTACCGATTATCATGCGTCCTCCTGAAAATGAGCGGTTGAATGTTGAGCAGATCGGTGATGTGCAGGTCTTCAGTCCTGTTGCCGGGCGTATGATTCCGGTTGAAGAGATTGTTTCAGGTTTTGCCACTGAAATGCAATACGGAATGCTTAAAACAAGAAATAGGATGTTGACGGTTACTGCTTCCTGTGAGCCTGTTTCAGGGTTGCCTTCGGTTTTATTTAATGAGTTGAGACCTCAAATTGAATCCATTAAAATACCTGCCGGATATACTATGGAATGGGGCGGAGAGTATGAGGATTCGACCGACGCTCAAGCGAGTTTAGGCGGCTGTTTGCCTTTACCTTTTGCAATTATGATCCTTGTGACCATAATGCTTTTCAACTGCCTGCGGATTCCGCTTATTATCTGGCTGACCGTTCCGTTGTCTATCATCGGTGTTACTGTGGGACTTCTTTTCACGGGAGAGCCTTTCGGGTTCATGGCTCTTCTCGGATTTTTGAGTCTGTCCGGTATGCTTATTAAGAATGCGGTTGTGTTGCTTGATCAGATCAATATTGAGCTTAAAGAAGGCAAGGAGCCCTACATGGCCGTTGTCGATTCGTGTGTAAGCCGTATCCGGCCTGTCGCAATGGCGGCAGTTACGACTATTCTCGGTATGCTGCCTCTTGTGACAGATGCTTTCTTCTCGGCAATGGCAGTGACTATTATGTCGGGGCTTGCATTTGCAACAGTGCTTACGTTGCTCGTAGTTCCTGTGCTTTATGCTGTATTTTATAAAATAAAAAATCCTGCATAACTTCATTATATAACAAAGCCTCTTGATATTTTTATATCAGGAGGCTTTGTGCTGATTGCCCTGGCAATATTAATCATTAAAGTAAAGGACAGGCGAAGAGGTTCAGAGGTAGCGGGTGATCTTTCATATATTTTTCAACATGTTTATTGAATTGACTCAGAAAATCCGGGTTTTCATTTATGAAATTTTTAGAAAAATAAACACCTAGAGGCTTGCTTAAAAGAGTTATAATTTTTAAGCGGTTATGAATATTATGTTTTAAGATTTTATCAGTCATAACCATATCGTTTGCAAGCATGGCATCAAAGCGTTTAAGCAAAAGCATGTTAAGCAAATGTTCTGTGGTGGGTGGGGATGATGTGGCATTGTAGTTGTTCGCTTTAAGCCATTTGAGCATATTTGATCCTCGAAAACTGGCTACTGTAGCTCTTTTTTTGAAGTGTTCAGAAGCTGGGTCCAGTGGATTTTCCTGAAGCATATACCAGTTCCATCTTTGTTCAGCTATAATAGCGGACTGCACTCCATATTGGTCACGGTCTTCACTCTTAGAGGCTGCGAAAAAACCGTCAACTTTCCCATCCTTGGCTAAACGCTGCGCCCTGATCCACGGAACTACAACAATATTCAGTTTGATATTCATTTTGTTGAATGCATACTTGACCACTCTTACAGCGCACCCATCAAATATCCCGTTTTCATCGTAGCAACCATAGGGACACAGGTTGTGTGTCGCCAGAGTTATTTTAGCAGGCTGAGCTGTAGCCGTGCAGGTTGAACTAAAGATCAGAATTATGATTATCAAAAAAGTTGAAGTTTTCATAAAGGCTCCTCATTAGAGATATACTATATTATATGCGCTATCTCTATTATGAGGGTCAAGTGATAGATCAGATTTTCTGCTCAACGTTTGTAAAACAGGGGATGCACAGTGTCTGCCCTGAGAATCTTCTTGAGCGCGATTCCATCAATTGTTCACCGCAATTGTCACAGTTAAGTGATTGCAGAATTTTGGCAGGGCGGGGCATATTTATTTGCGGTTTATCTAGAATGAACATTTCTTCAAGATCTGCTTCCAAATATTGGGTTTCTACTTCAGACCGAACAGCTGTACATTGTCTTTCCTCTTCGTCTGTTGCCGTACCATCGGAAGAAGCCTTCATCAGTCTGTTCATTTTCTCTCTGCTTTTTTCCAGAAATTCGGGATTCAGCAATGCTCTGAAACCTTCGCCGTCTTCACGTCTGAAAAACGTAAAAGCCATTTTTCCGTGATCTTTAAAGAGCAGGTTGCCTTTTCCTACTGAGCATCCGGTGAGAAACTGGATTGCATCCACTCCGCACATATCTGTTTCACAAATTGCTACAAGCGAGGAATCCTTGTTATGTCCCAGTTTGTTTAAACACAGTTCTGATGCACGAATACCTACAGCCAGTCCGGGGCACTGGTGACCGTGGAATTCTATAACTCTTTTAATTGTTTCAGAGCTGAAAAAATTATTCATTTGTAGTTCCTATTGGTTATGAATTGCGGCATTTGCGTGTACATGGTTGTGGCTGTGCGTATGGCTGTGGTCGATTGCGTTTAAATCTTCAATGGGATGAATAACGGGACATCCGTTTCTGATTTCAATTTCAACAGGTACTCCGTATACCGCTTCGATCATTTCCGGTGTGACACATTCAGTTGCGCCGCATCCGTAGATAGTTCCGTCTTTGAGAAAAATGAATTTGTCGGCGTAGCGTAGTGCTGTATTCAGGTCGTGCATGGTCATAATGGCTGAAACCATGTGCCCTTTCACAACTCCTCTGACGGTTCGCAGAATTTCCAACTGGTTTTTAAGATCAAGACTGCTGGTGGGTTCATCCAATAAAAGAACTTCCGGCTCCTGAACAAGGGCTCGCGCAATGCTGACTTTTTGCAGTTCTCCGCCGCTTAGTTGATCAATATATCTTAGCGATAGATGGCATAAAGAAAGCCTTTTTAATGCCGCATCCACAATGCAGATGTCGTGGTCGCGGACCCGCCATTTTATATGTGGTTTGCGCCCCATAAGGACCGCATCGAAGACACTCAGCCGTGCAGGTTCAACCCGCTGCGGAACATAGCCCAGCAGTTTTGCTATATCGTCTGAACTGAGTTTAAACACATCCTGTTCCTTAATGAGAACACAACCCTGTTCGGGCTTGTGGATGGCGTTCAGGCATTTGAGTAAGGTTGTTTTCCCCGCTCCGTTGGGACCGAGAATAGCAAGAAGTTCGCCCTTATCTACGGAAAAATTAATTTCTTCGAGAATCGAAGTTCCGTTGTAGTTGAAATTAAGGCCGTTTACTTTGAGGTTTATCATTTATTCCCCCTTATTATCAGCCAGATAAAGACCGGCGCGCCTAGGAAGGCTGTCAGCACGGACACAGGCAGTACGTTTGGTGCGAGCATAAGACGGGCGGCAGTGTCCGCTGTTAAGAGCAGGGCGGCTCCGAGCAGGCATGATCCCGGAAGCAGAAACCTATAATCATCCCCGACCATACGTCTGACCATGTGTGGACAGACGAGCCCTACAAATCCAATAATCCCCAGAAAGGAAACGATTACGGAGGTCACAAGCGAGGCCAGCAGCATCCCTGTAAGTCTTATACGTTCGACTTTTACACCCAGACCTTTTGCTGTTTCGTCGCCAGCTTCAATTGCATTGAAATTCCAACGATTCAGGGTGAACCATATATAGGCAATGAAAGTTACTACGCTTATTATTCCAAGCTCGGTCCATGTTGCTCTGGCAACGTCGCCGAAAGTCCAGAAAACCATGGCCGCCAGCTGAACATCATCTGCAAAGTATTGCAGAAACATGGTTCCGGCTGTGAATAGCGCTCCCAAGGCAACCCCTGTGAGAACCATTACTTCGGGCGTAGCCCGACGAAGCCGCGATATTGCAATGATCGCAAAGGTGGCAATCAGGCTGAAAGAGAATGCAACTGCTGTCGTTAAGTAGGGGCTGTTAATAGTCACTGCGCCAACGTTTGAGCTGGCCATGGTTCCAAGGTCGAGGATCATGACAGATACAGCGGCGCCGAAAGCCGCCGCATGTGAAATCCCCAAGGTGAAAGGTGAACCTAGAGGATTTCGGAGAATCGCCTGCATTACTGCGCCGGAAACAGAAAGCCCCGCCCCTGCAGCAATTGCTGTGAGGGCTTGGGGCAGTCTGATATTCCATATTATGAGATCGAATCGTTTGGAAATAGTTTCTCCAAACAGAGTACGAAGCGTTTCCGAAATTGATATAGAAACAGGTCCCATTCCGATGGACGAAGTAAATACTATCGCAGTGATAACGAATCCGGCGACAATGAATAAAGACTTGCGCCTAATATGTTTTGCATACTCCGGCGGGATTTGTCCGTCATTAAAGTGCATTGACTACCTCAAAACCAGCTTGTCGAATGCTTTTTCTTTAAAGGCATTATCCATCTCATTAAATACGGGCTTTCCGACCATGAAACTGTAAATTTCATCGGCTTTAACTTTAGGATCAATGTCCGCAAATTTTTCAGGGTAAAGAACTTTACCAACATAAAAAGCATCTGCGATTATTGAACCGTAATTCCGCGAATACCAGTTATAAGGAAGAACTGTATAAACCTGATCATTAATCACGGCATCAAGGCTCTTGTAAACGGGATCAGTTTTAAGTTCATTAATGGCGCTTGCTTCATCACCAAGCTGGCAGGTTGAGATGTCCATAAATAAAATTTCAGGATTCCACGCTACAATCTGTTCTTTTGAAACATTTGCATGTTGCAATGGTTTGCCCTGTTCTTCCGGCGGACAGGCTACGTTTTTAGCATTAACGAAGAGAAAAGGAGGATAGGCCGGTTCAGTGGATTGAAATCCGTGAGGCCCTTTTTTTGCAATTCCGCCTACGTAGCAGGATTTGCGCTGTGATTCAGGAACGTCCGCAGTTCTCTTTTCCAGGTCATTGATGTTTTTTTCGATGAAATTACAGATTTTTTCCGCTCTCTCAGATTTGCCGACAACATCACCCATAAGTTTGAGTGAGTTGTAGATCAACTGCCTTTTGGTTGCGATGCTGCTGTATGCTAGGCAAATCACTGGTATTCCGGTTTTTTCCTGCAATTTGTCAGGATCGAAGCCCATTCCTTTATATGTTTTGAAAATAACCTGTGGTTGCGGTTCAAGGGATAGAATCAGTTCCGGATTGTCGTGTCCCCTGAATTCGCCGAAGAGTGGTTTATCTTTAAACTGCGGATTAGCCATTGCGTATGGACGCGAATCAAATCTGCTTTTCCTTTTTTCAATGCTGTCGACTCCGACAATAAGCCCCTGTCCCTGAAGATAAGTAAGATAGCGTAAGCATCCCGGCCCTGAGCAGATAACCTTATCAACTTTATCAGGAATTTCAACGGTGCGTCCGGCCATGTCTGTGATCGTTCTTGTTCCTGCATAAGCAGGTAGGGACATACAAAGTGAGGTTAGTGCTGTCAGAAGAACCAATAGGAGCTTATTCATGTACACCTCTAATTTAAATTTGGAGTCTTTTAGTGTGGATATATCAAGTATAATTGCACGTTAGACGTATACATAATATAAAATCGTGTCAAGGATGGGAGGGCGAGAGAAGTGTTCAAAAGCATAAAAAAATCCCTGAAACATGATGTCTCAGGGATTTTTTAATCTGAAAGTAATTAATTCTTAATTGCTCTTTGTAAGATTTGAAAGAACTGTCTTTAACTCAAGAGCTATTTGAGCCAAATCCTGAACTGCTTCTGAGGACTGAACCATTCCATCAGTGGTTTCAGTCACAACTTGATTAACTTCGTCAATAGCCCTGTTGATCTCGTCACTTGTTGCCGATTGTTGTTCTGCTGCAGTAGCAATACCACTTATCAAATCAGAGGAATCGGTAGACAGAGTTACAATCTGTCCCAAAGCCTGTCCGGACTCTTCAGCCAGCTCGGTAGCTTGGCTGATGCTTTCAACCGCAAGATTGACATTTTGAACGTTGGTTTGTGTCGCTGACTGGATTGTTTTAATATTTTCACCGACTTCGGTCGTGGCGGCCATAGTCTTTTCTGCTAATTTACGAACTTCATCAGCGACAACGGCAAACCCACGACCGGCTTCACCGGCTCGAGCTGCTTCAATAGCCGCATTAAGAGCAAGAAGGTTGGTCTGATCAGCAATGTCTGTGATCACTGTCATAACACTGCCTATGGATTCAGCACGCTGATCCAACGTCTGCATAT
Protein-coding regions in this window:
- a CDS encoding iron ABC transporter permease; the protein is MHFNDGQIPPEYAKHIRRKSLFIVAGFVITAIVFTSSIGMGPVSISISETLRTLFGETISKRFDLIIWNIRLPQALTAIAAGAGLSVSGAVMQAILRNPLGSPFTLGISHAAAFGAAVSVMILDLGTMASSNVGAVTINSPYLTTAVAFSFSLIATFAIIAISRLRRATPEVMVLTGVALGALFTAGTMFLQYFADDVQLAAMVFWTFGDVARATWTELGIISVVTFIAYIWFTLNRWNFNAIEAGDETAKGLGVKVERIRLTGMLLASLVTSVIVSFLGIIGFVGLVCPHMVRRMVGDDYRFLLPGSCLLGAALLLTADTAARLMLAPNVLPVSVLTAFLGAPVFIWLIIRGNK
- a CDS encoding FmdE family protein; amino-acid sequence: MNNFFSSETIKRVIEFHGHQCPGLAVGIRASELCLNKLGHNKDSSLVAICETDMCGVDAIQFLTGCSVGKGNLLFKDHGKMAFTFFRREDGEGFRALLNPEFLEKSREKMNRLMKASSDGTATDEEERQCTAVRSEVETQYLEADLEEMFILDKPQINMPRPAKILQSLNCDNCGEQLMESRSRRFSGQTLCIPCFTNVEQKI
- a CDS encoding ABC transporter ATP-binding protein; this encodes MNLKVNGLNFNYNGTSILEEINFSVDKGELLAILGPNGAGKTTLLKCLNAIHKPEQGCVLIKEQDVFKLSSDDIAKLLGYVPQRVEPARLSVFDAVLMGRKPHIKWRVRDHDICIVDAALKRLSLCHLSLRYIDQLSGGELQKVSIARALVQEPEVLLLDEPTSSLDLKNQLEILRTVRGVVKGHMVSAIMTMHDLNTALRYADKFIFLKDGTIYGCGATECVTPEMIEAVYGVPVEIEIRNGCPVIHPIEDLNAIDHSHTHSHNHVHANAAIHNQ
- the arfB gene encoding alternative ribosome rescue aminoacyl-tRNA hydrolase ArfB, coding for MITITQALSIPDSEIIFIASRSSGPGGQHVNKTSSRVTLIFNLQESASLSNYQKRTLLSKIGNKVNSKGELQISCEEHRSQFRNKEEALERFKNILADGLKPIKQRRKTKVPNSTKRKRMDNKNKRATTKKQRSKPDY
- a CDS encoding efflux RND transporter permease subunit, coding for MSLARYTIEKKTVSIVLTLVLFLGGIMAFLNMSRLEDPEFTIKQALVITNYPGATPAEVADEVTDVIESAAQQLKQLKEVTSINNRGQSIVTVEVAEKYDKNTLPQVWDELRRKVNDAQGALPPGAGPSLVIDDFSDVYGILLSVSGEGYSQQDLQDYVSFLRKELLLVDNVAKVSIWGERLETVFVEISRARMAQLGLSLESVYKMLSERNLVVKSGNVRVGNEYIEIAPTGGIESVEDLGDLFIRDVKGGRLVPLKDVATIHRGYQDPPSRVMHFNGKSAIALGISMIPSSNVVDLGKAVDLKLEELKSETPVGINIENIYFQPKRVEGAVNSFVLNLGEAVVIVIIVLLLFMGMQSGLLIGAVLLITICGSFIFIQMAGVALERISLGALIIALGMLVDNAIVVIEGILIRYQKGGRRIQSAVDVVEQNKWPLLGATVIAVLAFAGIGMSQDSVGEFCRSLFIVLLISLMMSWITAVTITPLLCEMFLKPKISEGGDLYKGFIFWAYKKVLEFCLRRRAFTLLVLGGLLVASIYGFGFVKQSFFPDSTQPRFFIHYWLPQGTDVRATRDDIAEIERFIKQDKRVKNITSFIGEGAPRFILTYAPEKSNSSYGMILVEVKDYSTVDEVMTKYKEEVNALYPEAEAKFKKFKLGPGREASFEVRFSGPDTKVLRDLSREAQQVMLKSGKAESIRDNWRQEVKVLTPVIMEAQAKIAGITRPDLARAMNMFFSGARAGVYREGDKLLPIIMRPPENERLNVEQIGDVQVFSPVAGRMIPVEEIVSGFATEMQYGMLKTRNRMLTVTASCEPVSGLPSVLFNELRPQIESIKIPAGYTMEWGGEYEDSTDAQASLGGCLPLPFAIMILVTIMLFNCLRIPLIIWLTVPLSIIGVTVGLLFTGEPFGFMALLGFLSLSGMLIKNAVVLLDQINIELKEGKEPYMAVVDSCVSRIRPVAMAAVTTILGMLPLVTDAFFSAMAVTIMSGLAFATVLTLLVVPVLYAVFYKIKNPA
- a CDS encoding efflux RND transporter periplasmic adaptor subunit, whose amino-acid sequence is MHKMIIFTLLAMLILLPGCKEEVKKELPVRPVRVLEISNNTSPELRTYPGKVKAVREVGLAFRVPGQIVHFNVKEGDYVEKGQAIASLDQRDFQAAVADLQAKLNGARSILNEAELNYERNRKLLDSDTIAQASFDSAKSSFETSRASMNSIMQELMRANLTLQYTVLTAPFSGTIAYKSVDNHEYIQAKETIVQLEDLSTLDVVIDIPEAVWVRAFSGKTVENVKAIARFESYQEETFKLRVKEFQTKANPQTQTYEVTLNMENPDGFSIHPGMTAEVVASMPEADGVKSVAIPISAVLGAPGDKKYVWIFRNGGVQRREIEVGRIFKDMFEVHKGINPGEVVVVSGVNYLYEGQIVKVLKGRIGSRG
- a CDS encoding TetR/AcrR family transcriptional regulator, whose protein sequence is MTKKEKIFNAGAKLFAERSFNSVGIRDIAREAEVNSAMISYYFGGKTGLLREIFSSFVDLVLAVVKKSMDESADHYELCDNNVRRFIDNARKNRDVYLVGLRELNHDSPDLQDLRDTLQATGWEYFSNHLSRMGSSVKHPEIVRDITFTAVMGIIFSDYLLGGGTFIDNDELVETYKGVISSILRLGTPELWK
- a CDS encoding iron ABC transporter substrate-binding protein codes for the protein MNKLLLVLLTALTSLCMSLPAYAGTRTITDMAGRTVEIPDKVDKVICSGPGCLRYLTYLQGQGLIVGVDSIEKRKSRFDSRPYAMANPQFKDKPLFGEFRGHDNPELILSLEPQPQVIFKTYKGMGFDPDKLQEKTGIPVICLAYSSIATKRQLIYNSLKLMGDVVGKSERAEKICNFIEKNINDLEKRTADVPESQRKSCYVGGIAKKGPHGFQSTEPAYPPFLFVNAKNVACPPEEQGKPLQHANVSKEQIVAWNPEILFMDISTCQLGDEASAINELKTDPVYKSLDAVINDQVYTVLPYNWYSRNYGSIIADAFYVGKVLYPEKFADIDPKVKADEIYSFMVGKPVFNEMDNAFKEKAFDKLVLR
- a CDS encoding OmpA family protein, which encodes MKTALSSFCCLLILLTGSALHAQEDGFANDSDQILEMLLGPADSAGDIYGLTANSGMIGRANLKIEFDVNSAKIKKEALPIANALGAAMISPRGSSMSVLLKGHTDSDGDKKYNRKLSLKRAEAVRLYLVEKFKINPARISVKGIGEDEPLISNDTKEGKAFNRRVEVVNTTGTKGVKEPKPKQGTKVEW
- a CDS encoding ABC transporter substrate-binding protein, whose amino-acid sequence is MKTSTFLIIIILIFSSTCTATAQPAKITLATHNLCPYGCYDENGIFDGCAVRVVKYAFNKMNIKLNIVVVPWIRAQRLAKDGKVDGFFAASKSEDRDQYGVQSAIIAEQRWNWYMLQENPLDPASEHFKKRATVASFRGSNMLKWLKANNYNATSSPPTTEHLLNMLLLKRFDAMLANDMVMTDKILKHNIHNRLKIITLLSKPLGVYFSKNFINENPDFLSQFNKHVEKYMKDHPLPLNLFACPLL
- a CDS encoding NifB/NifX family molybdenum-iron cluster-binding protein; its protein translation is MIIALPSRDGQVDGHFGHCEAFTIFTLDENNNIIAEELLTPPPGCGCKSNIVPTLAEKGVTVLLAGNMGQGAVNLLQASNINVIRGCSGDLKAAVAQWAEGNLTDSATVCDDHESCGNH